The sequence GGGAGCAACTCCCCCGGCCTTTTATGTCGGAATCGGGAAGAAATAGAAAAGTAATATGTCTGCAAAATAATGGGTTTTTTCTCTTATGTCAAGAATAATATATGTTATTTTTGAAATAATTAATTAATTTTTGCTACTGTAATAAAATCAAATAGTTACTTAAGTAACCAGGACTGAACCATTAAAAATAAAATCCATTCCAAAATTACAGAGATGCATTCAAAATGGAAAAGGCCGGGAGAGCAACTCTCCTGGCCTTTTCCGGCGGATACGGAAGAAATAGAAAGATATGGTTAAAGTTAATACTTAATCCCTTCGGTTATGTCAAGAATAATATATGCATATATGACGTTTATTGACAGTAAATAATATTTATACTATACATTTTGAAAATACATAAAATATCTAAATGAATATCCCGGCTTGTCTGGCTGCAGGAGGAAACATATGAATGATTTAAGAAAGAAAAGTACTTTTGATGTCGATTATTTACAGGAAGATGATACTTCAGCCATAATTGCAAAGGCCGCATCAGGAAATGGTATCAGGTTAACAGGCATGCCTGATGGCGGGACCGGATTTTTTTCATCAGGCGCAGGTGTGCTTAAGGTAAACAAAGAGGCCCTCCTTAAAATTAATTCCATTGTTGGTATATTTTTCTCTACAATACATGGGAATCATGCTGTTACCGATGAAACACCTGTTGGCGAAATCAGAACGATCTCATTTGAAACACATGAAAAGAATATCAGAGAGGCGGAAAAGATATGCAAGGAATCTTCTCCGGTGATTGAAATAAAGCCACTCAGAAGCCTGAAGGTTGGGATTATAACAACCGGGACTGAAATATACAGCGGAAGGATAAAGGATAAATTCGGGCTGATATTGAAAGAGAAATTCGCAAGGCTTAACTGTGAGGTTATAAAACAGGTATTTGTGCCTGACGATGTTGAAAAGACAGTCGCCTCTATTCATGAACTTGTTTCCGAAGGTGCTGACCTTGTTGCGCTCACCGGAGGGATGTCAGTTGATCCAGATGATCTTACCCCTTTAAGCATAAGGAAGACCGGGGCCAAAATTGTAACATACGGGGTTCCTATATATCCAGGGGGAATGTTTCTTCTTGCATACCTGGGTGATGTACCTGTTCTGGGTCTCCCTGGTTGTGTTATGTATCACCGAGCAAGTATTTTTGATCTTGTGCTACCATTGATAATAGCCGGTGAAACAGTTACCAGGGAGTATGTGTTATCACTTGGACATGGCGGTTTATGTGCAAGATGTGAAGAATGCCGTTATCCTGTGTGCGGGTTTGGGAAGCAGTAAAATGTAAATGGAAAGGCCGGGGGAGCATCTCCTCCGGCCTTTCTGGCTAAATCCAAAAAACCCAATGAGTAGGGTATAGTAAAAAATTTAACTTATGTCAATAATAATATATGCTAAAAATGAAATAACTAAATATCAGTCAAAAATTTATTCATCTTCCAATGATAAATTCCCTGTAGAAACAGCAACCCCCTTTATCAGGGCATAAACCTGCTGTCCCGGTTTAAGCCCGAGGGACTCCCTTGCTGCACGGGTTATCCTTGCTGTTATCATGCAGCCTATATCAAGGCGTATATCAACCATCATCTCATCTCTTTCTATTATTTCATCTACCCTGGCCGGAAGAATATTCTGAAAACTTGTATTTGAAGGTTGGTCAAGGGAGATTGCCACATTCCTGGCCTTGATCAGGACAATAATTTTTGACCCTTTTTTAAAATTCAAGGGGGGCACATGAAGCAACCCACCATTAAAACGAAGGTGAGTAAGATACTGGCTGTGTTCTTCAATCGCCGTAGAAATAAGAGCCCCGTAATTTGAGGAGCCAAGGAACTGCTGCATGTCAGGCCGGCCTAACACCTCACCAGCGTCACCAAAGGAGATCACACCCCCGGCCTTGAGTATAACAACCGTATCTGCCAGGTTTAGCACCTCATTAAGAGAGTGGCTGACAT is a genomic window of Desulfatiglans sp. containing:
- a CDS encoding molybdopterin-binding protein gives rise to the protein MNDLRKKSTFDVDYLQEDDTSAIIAKAASGNGIRLTGMPDGGTGFFSSGAGVLKVNKEALLKINSIVGIFFSTIHGNHAVTDETPVGEIRTISFETHEKNIREAEKICKESSPVIEIKPLRSLKVGIITTGTEIYSGRIKDKFGLILKEKFARLNCEVIKQVFVPDDVEKTVASIHELVSEGADLVALTGGMSVDPDDLTPLSIRKTGAKIVTYGVPIYPGGMFLLAYLGDVPVLGLPGCVMYHRASIFDLVLPLIIAGETVTREYVLSLGHGGLCARCEECRYPVCGFGKQ